From Scophthalmus maximus strain ysfricsl-2021 chromosome 14, ASM2237912v1, whole genome shotgun sequence, one genomic window encodes:
- the stx19 gene encoding syntaxin-19 isoform X2, with protein sequence MRDRLEELQQRAQEFSGSASENTNPLSAEGDNDDSVVVEVITQQAVVFEEEPIIENFLSEAQQIRDAITVLETEILKFTQQQRTLVATMRRFSVMKKESSITRDIKLQAESLHRRLDALSKQVQRSEDQQGPTAVTSRIQRCQHAALYRKFQQVMLQYNEGLLTKQERCKDFIIRQLEVSGRDVAEEEVNEMVATGKWEVFNENLLNDARITRSQLSEIEQRHKELLSLENNMKELRDLFMDIFMLVEEQGAYIEHIQTNVERTQDFVAASREKFKLAARASAKTDSAEHGKQLGGRTRIGI encoded by the exons ATGAGGGATCGCTTggaagagctgcagcagagggcTCAAGAGTTTTCTGGGTCAGCGAGTGAGAACACGAACCCTCTCTCAGCGGAGGGTGATAATGACGACTCTGTGGTGGTCGAGGTGATAACGCAACAGGCCGTGGTGTTTGAGGAGGAGCCAATCATTGAGAACTTCTTGTCTGAGGCCCAACAAATTCGAGATGCAATCACAGTGCTGGAGACAGag ATCCTGAAGTTCACCCAGCAGCAAAGGACCCTGGTGGCAACCATGCGTCGTTTCAGtgtgatgaagaaagaaagcagcATTACTCGAGACATAAAGCTCCAGGCTGAAAGCCTCCACCGGCGTCTGGATGCCCTTTCAAAACAAGTCCAAAGAAGCGAGGACCAGCAGGGACCAACTGCTGTTACATCGAGAATACAACGCTGCCAGCACGCAGCGCTGTACCGCAAATTTCAGCAG GTAATGCTGCAGTATAACGAAGGTCTGCTGACAAAGCAGGAGCGCTGTAAGGACTTTATCATCCGGCAGCTGGAGGTATCGGGGAGGGatgtggcggaggaggaggtaaaTGAGATGGTTGCCACGGGAAAATGGGAGGTTTTCAATGAGAACCTGCTGAATGACGCCAGAATCACGCGGTCGCAACTGTCTGAGATCGAACAGCGACATAAG GAACTGTTGAGTCTGGAGAACAATATGAAGGAGCTGAGGGACCTGTTCATGGACATTTTCATGCTGGTGGAGGAACAAGGGGCCTACATCGAACACATCCAGACCAACGTGGAGAGGACTCAGGACTTTGTGGCAGCATCTCGTGAGAAATTCAAGCTGGCGGCCAG AGCATCAGCGAAGACAGATTCAGCAGAGCATGGAAAACAATTAGGTGGAAGGACTAGAATTGGTATTTGA
- the stx19 gene encoding syntaxin-19 isoform X1, translated as MRDRLEELQQRAQEFSGSASENTNPLSAEGDNDDSVVVEVITQQAVVFEEEPIIENFLSEAQQIRDAITVLETEILKFTQQQRTLVATMRRFSVMKKESSITRDIKLQAESLHRRLDALSKQVQRSEDQQGPTAVTSRIQRCQHAALYRKFQQVMLQYNEGLLTKQERCKDFIIRQLEVSGRDVAEEEVNEMVATGKWEVFNENLLNDARITRSQLSEIEQRHKELLSLENNMKELRDLFMDIFMLVEEQGAYIEHIQTNVERTQDFVAASREKFKLAARYKKKNPIRQLCCCCCPPWRCCL; from the exons ATGAGGGATCGCTTggaagagctgcagcagagggcTCAAGAGTTTTCTGGGTCAGCGAGTGAGAACACGAACCCTCTCTCAGCGGAGGGTGATAATGACGACTCTGTGGTGGTCGAGGTGATAACGCAACAGGCCGTGGTGTTTGAGGAGGAGCCAATCATTGAGAACTTCTTGTCTGAGGCCCAACAAATTCGAGATGCAATCACAGTGCTGGAGACAGag ATCCTGAAGTTCACCCAGCAGCAAAGGACCCTGGTGGCAACCATGCGTCGTTTCAGtgtgatgaagaaagaaagcagcATTACTCGAGACATAAAGCTCCAGGCTGAAAGCCTCCACCGGCGTCTGGATGCCCTTTCAAAACAAGTCCAAAGAAGCGAGGACCAGCAGGGACCAACTGCTGTTACATCGAGAATACAACGCTGCCAGCACGCAGCGCTGTACCGCAAATTTCAGCAG GTAATGCTGCAGTATAACGAAGGTCTGCTGACAAAGCAGGAGCGCTGTAAGGACTTTATCATCCGGCAGCTGGAGGTATCGGGGAGGGatgtggcggaggaggaggtaaaTGAGATGGTTGCCACGGGAAAATGGGAGGTTTTCAATGAGAACCTGCTGAATGACGCCAGAATCACGCGGTCGCAACTGTCTGAGATCGAACAGCGACATAAG GAACTGTTGAGTCTGGAGAACAATATGAAGGAGCTGAGGGACCTGTTCATGGACATTTTCATGCTGGTGGAGGAACAAGGGGCCTACATCGAACACATCCAGACCAACGTGGAGAGGACTCAGGACTTTGTGGCAGCATCTCGTGAGAAATTCAAGCTGGCGGCCAGGTATAAGAAGAAGAACCCAATTCGacagctgtgctgctgctgctgccctcccTGGAGATGCTGCTTGTAA